In Chitinophaga sp. H8, the sequence GAATTAACGGACTGCGCCTGTATGTATCCGCACAAAATCTGTTTGTGATTACCAACTTTAAAGGGCTTGATCCGGAAGTGAATATGAGCGGCCTGGCACCAGGAGTAATGGAAAATGTATTTGTGCCCAGAGCACGTACTTATTCATTTGGTGTTGATATTAATTTCTAAACTGAAACAATCAAGGATTATGAAAAATTTCAAAGCTTCTATACTGATTGTATTGCTGATGATTTCCATGGGACCCGCTTGTACCAGGCTGGATGAAACACTCTATACACAGGTGCCGGTGGATGATTTCGGGAAAAGTGAAGAACAGATCAATGCATTGGTTGGTTCTATTTACAGCAGTTTGAAATTGCATTGCATTGACTGGGATACTTACCTGACAATGGATGGGTTGTCTTCGGATATGATTGCTATTCCGGGTTTTAAAGGAGGCGACTGGAGTGAGCCGATGTACAAGGAAACCATGCAGCATAAATGGAATGCCAGCAGCAGCGGATTTAATGCCTCTTACTTTGAACCTTCTGCCAGTATATCATTGTGTAATCAGATTTATTACCAGATTGATATTAACAAAGCCATCGTGCCCGAATTAAAAGACCAGATTCTGGCTGAGATCAGGGGAGTGCGTGCATTCTGGTATTATATCCTTTGTGATCACTATGGTAATGTACCTATTGTCACAGATTTTCTGGACAAATCGCAACCCGAAACAAAAACGCGGCAGGAAGTATTCACCTTCATCGTTAATGAACTGAATGACATCAAGGACAAGCTACGGAATGATGTGGCAACGCCTGCCAGCTATGGTAAAATGACCCGCGGTGCTGCGTATACCTTATTGGCTAAAATGTATCTCAATGCGGCTGTATGGAATCCGGCAGGAGGTAATAAATGGGAAGATTGTGTGAAGGCATGCGATACGGTGTTGGCCATGCCTTATCAGCTGGAAAAATGGGATATCAACTTTGTTTCCAACAATAATATCTCGCGGGAAGCGATCTTTTCAGCTGTTTTCAGAGCTGGTGGCAGTGGCCGGCAAAATAATATAGCACTTAATACCCTGCATTATTTTGATCCGATTGCACTTGGTTTAAACATTGCTCCCTGGAATGGTATTGCTGCAAACCCACCTTATGTTAAA encodes:
- a CDS encoding RagB/SusD family nutrient uptake outer membrane protein, with the protein product MKNFKASILIVLLMISMGPACTRLDETLYTQVPVDDFGKSEEQINALVGSIYSSLKLHCIDWDTYLTMDGLSSDMIAIPGFKGGDWSEPMYKETMQHKWNASSSGFNASYFEPSASISLCNQIYYQIDINKAIVPELKDQILAEIRGVRAFWYYILCDHYGNVPIVTDFLDKSQPETKTRQEVFTFIVNELNDIKDKLRNDVATPASYGKMTRGAAYTLLAKMYLNAAVWNPAGGNKWEDCVKACDTVLAMPYQLEKWDINFVSNNNISREAIFSAVFRAGGSGRQNNIALNTLHYFDPIALGLNIAPWNGIAANPPYVKEFDPADTRFAASFLIGPMKNPAGEIIMTPHGRPLIHTIDMVLNEVGPDGWGWINQEEGARIKKWQFEPGLSTSMENDFHIFRLADVYLMKAEALLRSGGSNGEATSLVNTIRARAFADPSKLYTAVTLEDIYKERRFELAWEGFTRQDMIRYNKFLLPRPPFKPNTSDPKYLLYAIPQAAIDANNKLKQNPGY